From Actinoplanes oblitus, a single genomic window includes:
- the rpsI gene encoding 30S ribosomal protein S9, giving the protein MTDIIEPEAVETEAVVETVEEPAETVVVVETPAPAAVRAPRPGDRPVQTVGRRKEAIVRVRLVPGTGKITCNGRDLEEYFPSKVHQQLIREPLGTVERAEQFDVFANLRGGGITGQAGALRLAIARALISSEPDDRPALKKAGFLTRDARVKESKKYGLKKARKAPQYSKR; this is encoded by the coding sequence ATGACCGACATCATCGAGCCCGAGGCCGTCGAGACCGAGGCTGTCGTCGAGACCGTCGAGGAGCCCGCTGAGACGGTCGTTGTCGTCGAGACGCCCGCGCCGGCTGCGGTCCGCGCGCCGCGTCCGGGCGACCGTCCGGTCCAGACCGTTGGCCGCCGCAAGGAGGCCATCGTCCGGGTGCGCCTCGTCCCCGGCACCGGCAAGATCACCTGCAACGGCCGTGACCTCGAGGAGTACTTCCCGAGCAAGGTTCACCAGCAGCTGATCCGTGAGCCGCTGGGCACCGTCGAGCGCGCCGAGCAGTTCGACGTCTTCGCCAACCTGCGTGGCGGCGGCATCACCGGCCAGGCCGGTGCGCTGCGTCTCGCGATCGCCCGGGCGCTGATCTCCAGCGAGCCCGACGACCGCCCGGCCCTGAAGAAGGCCGGCTTCCTGACCCGTGACGCCCGGGTCAAGGAGAGCAAGAAGTACGGTCTCAAGAAGGCCCGTAAGGCGCCGCAGTACTCGAAGCGCTGA
- a CDS encoding MmpS family transport accessory protein: protein MSDYREQPRSPEFTAGHASLPPHESSPDYPPTSAFPPVGHPGDYSPPGYAPLPAGDYPPPGYPPPPGYAPPGYAAPPPPRRSNVPLIALVLAVTLLLCGGVVTTGVLLVQRATDKAKEAAEKLPDALPTTLPTALPSDVSGLTDGKEVTVKYEVTGSGSATILYTEKLGDLPKTIKQTKLPWKLSLTMAGASFASVTAIRESLEDGSISCRVTVDGTTAAEHTASGPAATATCNKLVFN from the coding sequence ATGAGCGATTACCGCGAGCAGCCGCGGTCGCCGGAGTTCACTGCGGGACACGCCTCGTTGCCACCCCACGAGTCGTCCCCGGACTACCCGCCCACCTCGGCGTTCCCGCCCGTCGGCCACCCGGGCGACTACTCCCCGCCGGGCTACGCCCCGCTGCCCGCGGGCGACTACCCACCGCCGGGCTACCCGCCGCCGCCGGGTTACGCCCCGCCCGGTTACGCCGCGCCGCCACCGCCGCGGCGCAGCAACGTCCCGCTGATCGCCCTGGTGCTGGCCGTCACCCTGCTGCTCTGCGGCGGCGTGGTGACCACCGGCGTGCTGCTCGTCCAGCGTGCCACCGACAAGGCGAAAGAGGCCGCCGAGAAACTCCCCGACGCCCTGCCGACGACGTTGCCGACCGCCCTGCCGAGTGACGTGTCGGGGCTCACCGACGGCAAGGAGGTCACCGTCAAGTACGAGGTGACCGGCAGCGGTTCGGCCACGATTCTCTACACCGAGAAGCTCGGCGACCTGCCCAAAACGATCAAACAGACGAAACTCCCGTGGAAACTGTCGCTGACCATGGCGGGCGCGTCGTTCGCCTCGGTGACGGCGATCCGCGAGTCGCTGGAGGACGGCAGCATCAGCTGCCGGGTCACCGTGGACGGCACGACCGCCGCCGAGCACACCGCGTCCGGCCCGGCGGCCACCGCCACCTGCAACAAACTGGTCTTCAACTGA
- the glmM gene encoding phosphoglucosamine mutase, translating to MGRLFGTDGVRGLANGDLLTPELALSVAVAAARVLVETDSSHQPLAIVGRDPRASGEMLEAAVVAGLTSAGANVVRVGVLPTPAVAYLVGQTGADLGVMLSASHNPMPDNGIKLFAAGGTKLPDELEARIEKAIEDGHGLIGRPTGAAIGRVHDLLDGAEHYIKHLIESLPHRLEGIKVVVDCANGAASEVGPVAYREAGAEVIAIHAEPDGLNINEECGSTHLDKVREAVLLHGADLGLAHDGDADRCLAVTASGEEVDGDQIMAILALAMRDAGTLTDDTLVATVMSNLGLRIAMKQSGVKLIETKVGDRYVLEHLQANGLALGGEQSGHIVMPAFATTGDGVLTGLHLMAQLAASGKSLADLAAVVHKLPQQLINVKVGNREAGAAAPTVQAAVALAEAELGETGRVLLRPSGTEPLVRVMVEAATEEQARAVASRIADEVRAASPVV from the coding sequence ATGGGGCGACTCTTCGGCACCGACGGCGTTCGCGGTCTCGCGAACGGCGACCTGCTCACCCCGGAACTCGCCCTGTCGGTCGCTGTCGCGGCCGCCCGGGTTCTGGTCGAGACCGACAGCAGCCATCAGCCGCTCGCGATCGTGGGGCGTGACCCGCGGGCCAGCGGCGAGATGCTGGAGGCTGCCGTCGTCGCCGGCCTGACCAGCGCGGGGGCGAACGTGGTCCGGGTCGGCGTGCTGCCGACGCCCGCGGTCGCGTACCTGGTGGGGCAGACCGGCGCCGACCTGGGTGTGATGCTCTCGGCGTCGCACAACCCCATGCCGGACAACGGCATCAAGCTGTTCGCCGCCGGCGGCACGAAGCTGCCGGACGAGCTCGAGGCGCGCATCGAGAAGGCGATCGAGGACGGGCACGGCCTGATCGGGCGGCCCACCGGCGCCGCCATCGGGCGGGTGCACGACCTGCTGGACGGCGCCGAGCACTACATCAAGCACCTGATCGAGTCGCTCCCGCACCGGCTGGAGGGCATCAAGGTCGTGGTGGACTGCGCGAACGGCGCGGCGAGTGAGGTCGGGCCGGTGGCGTACCGGGAGGCCGGCGCCGAGGTGATCGCGATCCACGCCGAGCCGGACGGCCTGAACATCAACGAGGAGTGCGGCTCCACGCACCTCGACAAGGTGCGCGAGGCGGTCCTGCTGCACGGTGCCGACCTGGGCCTGGCGCACGACGGCGACGCCGACCGCTGCCTGGCCGTCACCGCGTCCGGCGAGGAGGTGGACGGCGACCAGATCATGGCGATCCTGGCGCTGGCCATGCGCGACGCCGGCACGCTCACCGACGACACCCTGGTCGCGACGGTGATGAGCAACCTGGGCCTGCGGATCGCGATGAAGCAGTCCGGGGTCAAGCTGATCGAGACCAAGGTCGGCGACCGGTACGTGCTGGAGCACCTGCAGGCCAACGGCCTGGCCCTGGGCGGCGAGCAGAGCGGGCACATCGTGATGCCGGCCTTCGCCACCACCGGCGACGGCGTGCTGACCGGCCTGCACCTGATGGCGCAGCTCGCGGCGAGCGGCAAGTCGCTCGCCGACCTGGCCGCCGTGGTGCACAAGCTGCCCCAGCAGCTGATCAACGTGAAGGTCGGCAACCGGGAGGCCGGTGCCGCCGCGCCCACGGTGCAGGCCGCGGTGGCGCTGGCCGAGGCGGAGCTCGGCGAGACCGGCCGGGTGCTGCTGCGCCCGTCGGGCACCGAGCCGCTGGTCCGGGTGATGGTCGAGGCCGCGACCGAGGAGCAGGCGCGCGCCGTCGCGTCGCGGATCGCTGACGAGGTGCGGGCGGCGAGCCCGGTCGTCTGA
- a CDS encoding pyridoxal phosphate-dependent aminotransferase yields the protein MRPFGTTIFAEMSALALRTGAVNLGQGFPDTDGPPEMLAAAAEALRGGANQYPPLAGIPALRHAIAAHEQRFWGLTRDPDAEVAVTAGATEAVAAAILALCERGDEVVCFEPYYDSYAASITLAGAVRRPVTLRPGPDGRYAFDEAELRAAFGPHTRLVLLNTPHNPTGKVFTPAELALIAELCQEHDSYAVTDEVYEHLVFEGTHVPLAGLPGMSERTLRISSAGKTFSCTGWKVGWATGPARLVSALLRVKQFLTFVNAAPLQPAVAVALGLPDAYFTGFTAGLRANRDRLVAGLTAAGFDVLHAEGTYFVTADIRPLGGTDGVEFCRELPGRGGVVAVPTQVFYDHREAGRHLIRFAFCKRPEVIDEAVDHLKALT from the coding sequence ATGCGCCCGTTCGGGACCACGATCTTCGCCGAGATGTCCGCGCTCGCCCTGCGCACCGGCGCGGTGAACCTCGGGCAGGGCTTCCCGGACACCGACGGGCCGCCCGAGATGCTGGCCGCCGCCGCCGAGGCACTGCGCGGCGGCGCCAACCAATATCCACCGCTGGCCGGCATCCCGGCGCTGCGGCACGCGATCGCGGCCCACGAGCAGCGGTTCTGGGGTCTGACCCGGGATCCGGACGCCGAGGTCGCGGTCACCGCGGGCGCCACCGAGGCGGTCGCGGCGGCCATCCTGGCGCTCTGCGAGCGGGGCGACGAGGTGGTCTGCTTCGAGCCGTACTACGACTCGTACGCGGCCTCGATCACCCTGGCCGGCGCGGTCCGGCGGCCGGTCACGCTGCGCCCCGGCCCGGACGGGCGGTACGCGTTCGACGAGGCCGAGCTGCGCGCCGCGTTCGGGCCGCACACCCGGCTGGTGCTGCTGAACACCCCGCACAACCCGACCGGCAAGGTGTTCACGCCGGCCGAGCTGGCCCTGATCGCCGAGCTGTGCCAGGAGCACGACAGCTACGCGGTCACCGACGAGGTCTACGAGCATCTGGTCTTCGAGGGCACCCACGTACCGCTGGCGGGTCTGCCCGGCATGAGCGAGCGCACGCTGCGCATCTCCTCGGCCGGCAAGACGTTCTCCTGCACCGGGTGGAAGGTCGGCTGGGCCACCGGCCCGGCCCGGCTGGTGTCCGCGCTGCTGCGGGTCAAACAGTTCCTGACCTTCGTGAACGCGGCGCCGCTGCAACCGGCCGTCGCGGTCGCCCTGGGCCTGCCCGACGCGTACTTCACCGGGTTCACGGCCGGGCTGCGGGCCAACCGGGACCGGCTGGTGGCCGGGCTGACCGCGGCCGGATTCGACGTGCTGCACGCCGAGGGGACGTACTTCGTGACCGCCGACATCCGGCCGCTGGGCGGGACCGACGGCGTCGAGTTCTGCCGGGAGCTGCCTGGCCGCGGCGGCGTGGTGGCGGTGCCCACCCAGGTCTTCTACGACCACCGGGAGGCCGGCCGGCACCTGATCCGGTTCGCCTTCTGCAAACGCCCCGAGGTGATCGACGAAGCTGTCGACCACCTCAAGGCGCTCACCTAG